DNA from Solenopsis invicta isolate M01_SB chromosome 4, UNIL_Sinv_3.0, whole genome shotgun sequence:
ctgtataattttataacattttagaaattgttttatattgtttattagaaccttaaagtattttataatatacgtatattatttgaaaagtacgaagaaaagatgtaaactatctcaatatttttaaaaagtgtttcatttcataaaagttctgaaaaaattatattttagagaTGGGTATTATTCCAAGAAATTCATAGGTTGTCTTAGTGCCTTGATCCATTGTCAACGTTTCATGAACATTGCAGTTTATTTCATCAGGGTGAAAATTATTCTGATACTGAGTtgcttttttaagaaaaatttttattaggatACTTACTGTTAGGAGCGTACACTTGGATTTTCGCTTGGCAGCAACGATTCCCAAGATGGCGACAGACATCATTAGGATTTCGACGATTAGTTCAATGATAATCGGTATGTaggtaaaattattgttttcttctttttctttttcttcttcttccttaaACCATGATGGGTTGGCAAAACCGATCAAGCTAGCAATAATTACGAGAGTTGCGAAAATCTAgcacatataaataataagtttaattGGATATATTATTACGCAAGTATATCTTCAGAAAATTGCGAGATTAAACTTACGAGGATGACAACGTTTACAATGAACAGAATATATTTCATGAAACGTTCCCACCTATCCATTTTCGTACCGTATCCTGTTTTCTTTTATCTGCAAAACTTTGTTaacagaataatataaataaaatatactaataaaatgaACAGTAAAATGCAACAATGTTAAGAAGATAAAGGCACCGTagcttgtaaatatttttcacttctCTTTAACAATTAACGACGTTGTAGTTGCTATTTTATATGACGGCGAGAATTTGATACGCGTTCTTATAAATGGCTTACAACTAATAATACCGGTTCAGAATCACAacaattataatcatttacGTATTTACGCAATTGTACAATGGTTTTCAAATGCAAcgcaaaaaaaagtaaattttctatttcttacaCAATTAGTAAATGTTTTCGTCCATTAGTCATCGTCTATTTTGTTCTTGGTATTAATTAAACTAGCGTTATTAATTGATAAAgttgttattttgttatttagcaattttatagatttattttatttaataaacgtaGGTAATGATTAACTCATTTTCTTATGGCATTATTCTTAATTAGGTAGCAGGAAAGACgaatttttgcgattttgtttTGAAGAAGTGTATGCATATATAGGTatacatttgtatataaaaaaattttattaaaaaaataaatgtttgacgaagatttcattatttttttaatgcaaaaatattgaCTAGTACTATAGCCAATAATCTGGAAGCCATTTGTCAAAAAGTGTTTTGCGATGACCAATATTATTCGGGACCAGATTATTTAAAaccataaatttaaaaagatttaattaatgtataaattaatttagtttttaatcaattaatttttctacaaattgaATAGGGACCAAATGGCGGCtgtttaaagttgaaattttgatttaaaaaaaaaacgtatattttttGTTCCTAAAAAGTACGCATGTGAAAAAATCCTTTGGTTAACgattagatttaaataatatttaaaagaaacatgtaATTTCAGATTGTTTGATGCATTGATTTCTGAGATATTTTGGAATCgactttaaagatataaaaaattaattgtaaatggCTCCAAGAAGAAatcaaaattaacacaaaagcCAATATAAGCCAAACGTAATTGTTtgaaaagattataataaaaaatagtattgtttttaatatgcaatatcatatacattattatatacaatgttacattaattattttatatataaaaatgttggtaCACATAAATTCAAGCTGATATAAATTCAGACGTTTtgattctttataattttgagagaaacgcgtttaaagttttaagtgTAGTTTacacttaaattaaaaattaatttttaacttacacaGGGTCCATTGCACTACTAAAacattaatttgattatttaaaaaataaaatatatcttcctATTATTGGACCTTATTATAtgctaataaattaaaatttttttaagtaatattttatgataattaattaaatattaaaaattaatttttaattaagaaaatcttataaataagAGATTCAagttaatatcaattaaaaataattattgaaagagTTGTACACAcattattacatacatatacatacatatacatacatacatacatacatacatacatacatacatacatacatatatatgtatatatatatgtatatacactgagaaaaaaatttgttaaagaacTAAGGTATTTAACTAATACGCGCGTGCAATCAAATATTGAACTGACATaaccttttattaaaaattggatTTAATTCACGTGAATATACTgtatttttttgtgcaactagataattattaaatcaatttaatgtttatttgatcgtatcggactaaatattttaatttttttaacaaatatttcttcAGTATGTATacgcacatatatacatataaatataatatcttgCTTTTCAATGGTTTTTTATTCTGCATCGTTGTACAGTCAAAAGATCAAACAAACGCCATATaactcttattattttttatctaaaaacgattaatttttgcaaacaaaattcttcaaatcacatttacagatttcaaaatccGTCTTgtcaattaaagtataaacattAGTGGACCTTATAGTGGTGCACTTTATGTTGAAAACGttgaatttatatcatttttatttaatcttagcTGGCTCTGTAATCTAGAGCTGTCAACAGgtgccaaatatttaattgtttcatacaaatatttgacgGTCTTTTCGTACAAAATGAGTGTACTGAGCTCTAAATTAGACGCCGAAACAAcgtagaatttttgaaatttggcTTAAAAGTCTATATAATAGTACAGTGTTGTGCAATGATTTGAAGAGTCTaatagatggctgacttaccgacgccacAATTTagcatatattgtataatgttagactgtggcgtc
Protein-coding regions in this window:
- the LOC105194868 gene encoding uncharacterized protein LOC105194868; the encoded protein is MDRWERFMKYILFIVNVVILIFATLVIIASLIGFANPSWFKEEEEKEKEENNNFTYIPIIIELIVEILMMSVAILGIVAAKRKSKCTLLTYAIIAIVLFVLIVIGMISNQSQDSIEIAIDVTFLCLLVLGKISAFVLYRSQRSNNNPAAKY